From a region of the Paenibacillus sp. FSL R10-2734 genome:
- the gcvPB gene encoding aminomethyl-transferring glycine dehydrogenase subunit GcvPB yields MKPEQSLIFELSRPGRSAYSLPQCDVPQEESIESLIPSGLLRSEPVVLPEVSEVDVIRHYTSLSRRNFGVDNGFYPLGSCTMKYNPKINEDVARIVGLAKIHPYQPEESIQGALELMYTLQNDLSALTGMDAVSLQPAAGAHGEWTGLMMIRAYHESRGETRTKVIVPDSSHGTNPASASAAGLETITIPSTDKGMVDLEALKAAVGSDTAALMLTNPSTLGLFETQIVEIAEIVHEAGGLLYYDGANSNAIMGITRPGDMGFDVVHLNLHKTMSTPHGGGGPGAGPVGVKSILIPFLPQPTVVKNEDSSFSLDFGGPESIGRVKAFYGNFGILVRAYAYIRTYGPDGLREVSENAVLNANYMMHRLAPYFEIPYPGVCKHEFVMSGKNLKQYGVRTLDVAKRLLDFGYHPPTVYFPLTVEECMMIEPTETESKETLDGFIETMIQIVKEAQETPEIVINAPHTTEISRLDETQAARKPVLNCSCG; encoded by the coding sequence ATGAAACCGGAACAAAGTCTAATCTTTGAATTAAGTCGTCCGGGCCGTTCGGCCTATTCCTTGCCACAATGCGATGTGCCGCAGGAAGAAAGCATTGAATCCCTGATCCCATCAGGTTTACTCCGTAGCGAACCCGTCGTGCTTCCAGAAGTATCTGAAGTGGATGTCATTCGTCACTATACTTCCTTGTCACGCCGCAACTTCGGCGTAGATAACGGCTTCTATCCACTCGGTTCATGTACGATGAAATACAATCCAAAAATTAACGAAGATGTTGCCCGCATCGTAGGCCTAGCGAAGATCCACCCTTACCAGCCGGAAGAAAGTATTCAAGGCGCACTTGAATTAATGTATACTCTGCAAAATGATCTGTCCGCACTGACGGGTATGGATGCTGTATCCTTGCAGCCAGCCGCAGGTGCTCATGGTGAATGGACCGGCCTCATGATGATCCGCGCCTACCATGAAAGCCGCGGCGAGACACGCACGAAGGTTATCGTGCCGGATTCCTCGCACGGTACCAATCCTGCCAGTGCTTCAGCAGCAGGACTTGAAACGATCACGATCCCATCCACAGATAAAGGAATGGTTGATCTTGAAGCACTGAAGGCAGCCGTCGGTAGCGACACAGCCGCACTGATGCTGACTAATCCGAGCACACTCGGCTTGTTCGAGACCCAAATCGTCGAAATCGCTGAAATTGTGCACGAAGCAGGCGGCTTACTTTATTACGATGGAGCCAACTCCAATGCGATTATGGGCATTACCCGTCCTGGTGACATGGGCTTTGACGTTGTGCATTTGAACTTGCATAAGACAATGAGCACTCCGCACGGCGGCGGCGGCCCCGGAGCCGGACCTGTTGGCGTAAAATCTATCCTCATTCCGTTCCTGCCACAACCTACTGTGGTGAAGAATGAAGATAGCAGCTTCTCGCTCGACTTTGGCGGACCGGAATCCATTGGACGCGTAAAAGCTTTTTACGGTAACTTCGGTATTCTAGTTCGGGCTTATGCCTATATCCGTACCTATGGTCCTGATGGACTTCGTGAGGTATCAGAAAATGCTGTGCTGAATGCGAACTATATGATGCACCGGCTGGCGCCATATTTTGAAATCCCATATCCAGGTGTATGTAAGCATGAATTCGTAATGTCCGGCAAAAATCTCAAACAATATGGGGTCCGTACCTTGGACGTTGCAAAACGATTGCTCGACTTCGGCTACCACCCACCCACCGTGTACTTCCCACTGACTGTAGAGGAATGCATGATGATCGAACCGACGGAAACCGAGAGCAAAGAAACACTCGACGGCTTCATCGAAACGATGATCCAGATTGTGAAGGAAGCGCAGGAGACACCAGAAATCGTAATCAACGCACCGCATACCACAGAGATTAGTCGTTTGGATGAGACACAAGCTGCACGTAAGCCCGTATTGAATTGTTCTTGCGGTTAA